Within the Fischerella sp. PCC 9605 genome, the region GGGTCGAAACTGGCGTTGCCGAAATACAAGTCATCTGAACGAATAGGTGAGAACCCATCACGTTCCTGACCAGCCCAAGCAGGATTACCCTGGCGCGTATAAACTATTGAACGCGCTAAGTCGTAGGTAAAGGCGGCAGCATGACCGCCATTGCTGCCTATGCTACGCAACGTTACAGCTGGGTTGGTAGTTGCTGTTGTCGCGTTTGTGTAAAGGTTTGCCAGACTGGAAGCACCGTTCAGATTGTAGCGATCGGCAGTTCCGTGAAACTGGATAGTCTGGTTTACAAGACCATTACCAGAAGCTTTTGAAGTGTCTATAAGCAAATAGGCATTTGAAAGTGTGCTTCCTGCATCGGCTAGCCCAAGTAAACTAGCAAGCTGCTTGTCAGGGCGCATTGCGATCAGATTGCCACCACCATTTACCCAATCGCTGAACATTGTCACCTGATTAGGGGTGAGTGCCATCTCAGCGAGAATGATAACATCATAGTTGCCTAGTGTCGCTGCCGAAACAGATGAAATATCGCTGACGTTGAAGTAGTTAAGCCCTTCATTTCGTAGAATCTCGGCGTAATATTCACCAAAGCGGTTGGAAGAACTAGTTACAACTAAGATTGGTCCACCTGGAGGTGATGGTATAGAGGCAATGAGTGTCCTATCAACAGGACTAATAGTGTCTTCCTTAACCGAAGCATTGGGTTTCTCGATTTTCAGACTCTTTTGTTTTCCTGGTTGTTCGCTTTTCTGTTTAGCAGGTAAGTTTAGGGCCTTTTTCTGTTGACCCTTTGCTAGATCAAACACGATGACATCACCTTCTATTCCTGCACTGGCTAAGGTGTTAGGATCTGTCGGATTAAAGGCAAGTGCGGTAATCAACTTTTTATTTCCTTGGAGAGAGCCGCGTGGTCTACCACTTGGCACTTCCCACAAGAAAACTTTGTTGTCATCACCCGCACCTGCCAAGATTTTTCCATCCGTGCTAAAGGCAACCGTCCTTACCCGTTTGGTAGGACCGCGAAGAATTTGGAGTTGCATACCTTTGTCTGCATCCCAAAGTCGGACGCTACCATCTGCGCTTGCACTTGCTATTAACTTTTCATCAGGACTGATAGCTACTCCAGTAACTTCATCAGAGTGTCCTAGTAGAGTTTGAATTTGTCTACCAGTCGTTACGTCCCAGATGATAATACGTTGATCTTTGCTTCCACTAACCAAAGTTCTACCATTAGAACCAAAGGCGAGGCTGTTGACAAAGTCAAGGTGTCCTTCTAACAGTCGAAGCAGCTTGCTAGATTTCTCATCCCACAAGGCGATACGGCTATCTTCACCTCCACTCGCTAGAATACTGCCGTCTGGGTTAGTAGCGATCGCCCTGGTTGGATTTTCGTGTCCCCGAAGGATCTTAGTTTCTTTTCCAGCGCCTACGTCCCAAACTCGGACAACGCTATCCCTAGCTACACTTGCCACTTTGTTTTTATCTTTCGGGTTGAAGACGACTCCAGTAACAGGTAAATCCTCTTCTTCTGATGACAAGGTTTTACTCACTGTTCCGGTCGCTACATCAAACACCACTACCCGACCATCTTCAACTCCACTCGCTAGAGAACTACCATCCGAACTAAAGGCGATCGCCCCAACTCTATTCGGATTCTTGGATGTGTCTTGAGCTACTGTATAACTTACGATTTGATCGAGGAAGAATACCAGTAGCAAACTACAACAAAATATGGATATGTATTTTAAAAATCGCCTCATGGTTTCATATCCTTTCAGCCTTTTTATTCTTTTGGTTTCAGTAAAAGATGCTGCTACTAGCAGTTGTTAGCTGTTATTAGCCGTACTTTTTGGGCTTTTGACCAGTAGCAAAATATTCGCAAGCAACACAAGCAGGGCTAGCATGTTGTCAATAAGCATTGCTTAACCCACTTCAAGGTCATCTCAATTTTTTGATTAGAAATAGGCAAATAAATATGTAAATCTTTTTTATCGCTTATGATACGAGAATCAGTAGCTCTAAGTTGATTTACATAATCATTTATTGCCACCTACTGAGTTTATCTCTATGATTTAAGCCGAGTCTCAAGATAAATTATAAAGTCAAGGTAGTCAAATTTACTTATTTTTTTTTTTGAAGGTGTGATTAAGTTGCCAAAAATTTTTCCTCAAACGTAAATTTTTGTTTAAACCCACTGGTGATGGATATGACGTCAGCATTGCTGTGAGAGCCAAGCATTTTAGTGCTTTAAATCAAGTTAAAATGGTGGCTACAAACCCAGCTTAAGGTGACAGATGCGAGAATTTTGAATGAGAAGTAAAAATTGCAGTTGAGTCAATAAAGCTTATACTGTGACCTAAAGAGAATTATTAGTCAAAATTATTATCAAAGTCCTGCTTCTGACCGTTGCCGACGACGCCTAAGACATTCATGCGAGACATTTGCAGGCTATCTAAAGCTCGCTTCAGTACTGAGGAGTCAGTTTTATCTATCCTTACCACTAGCAAAATCCCATCTGTATGAGGTGCCAACAGGCTGGCATCAGCTAGTCCAGGTAAGGAAGGTGCGTCATAAATCACTAAATCATAGGTTTGATGGAAATCTTCCATCAGTCGTTTTACCTTTTCGGACGAAAGCAACTTTGTGGGGTCAGGTGGTATAGGACCAGCAGTAAGAATAGAAAGCTGGCTCATAAAAGATGCTGGTCGGACTGCCTCCATCACGGGTAAGTTTGTAGAAATTAAATTACTTAATCCCCACGAATTATTTAAGTCTGATAAGGAGTGAATTACAGGTTGGCGCAGGTTGGCATCTACAAGTAATACTCGTTGCCCCATTGCACAAGCTATCTCAGCTAAGTGAAATGCGACTGTAGATTTACCGTCTCCTGACATAGCTGAACTAATCACTATAGAACGAATAGGGCGATCGCTGCTGAGTAGTTGAATATTTGTGTAAAGTACGCGTAAAGCTTCCAAAAACTTAGTGCTATAGCAGCTGGAGTTGCGATCGCGTATTGCAAGCGAATCAGTAATGTTTCTTGGCAGTAAATCGGGTATTGCCCCTATAGAAATTTTTCGTTTGGATGTACGATATTGACTATTTTGGAGTTGCTTTTCAAATGGTATTGTTCCTAACAAAGGTAGTTTTATCTTCTTCAAGGCATTGATACTATGGTAAGTACTATCCATTTTTTCTAGCAGTAAGGCCACACCAACTCCTAAGACTATACTTGCCATGAATCCCGATATGAGATTACGTCTGATATCCACACCTGCAGGAGTTTCAGGTTTGCTAGGTGCTTGAATTAACTGCCAAGGCAGTTCTGTCTGAGCTACTTGAATTTGCAGGGTTTCGCGGGTCGTGAGAAAACGATTCAAGCTCTCAGTAGCAACTTGTAAGTTCCTTTGCAACTCAGTGTGTTGCCGTGTTAAAACAGGCAATTGCTTGCGCTTTTGTTCAAGAATCGCTTCTGCTTTGGCAAGTTCTTGACTCTGCACTTCCAAAGCCTGGACTTGAATCGCTGACTCTGCAAGTTTTACATCCATAAAGCGCTGTGCCTCTTGGTGTAGCAACAGCAAAAGGTTTTCCCGTTTCTTCTTCAAAGATACAATAGTTGGATTTTCTTCGTGTAAACGAGTTAACTCTAAGGCTATTTGAACATCTAATTGGCGTAACTGACCAAATAACTGTTGGTACATGCTTGCATTATTCAGCGCTGCTAGTTCTCCCTCTTTTCCCTGCAACTTGGCTAAATTATTGCGAGCTATAGCTAACTGCTCATCAATTGCTTGTCTTTGCCCAGATAAAGTAATGGCTTGATTCACAACTTGCTTTGCTTGGCTGTCTGGATCGACAAAGTCGTATTCTTGTCGGAAAAATTGCATCTGTTTTTGGAGCTGATCAACCCGCCTCTGCATCAATAGCAGTTGTTCTTCAACAAACTTTAGAGCCTGGCGCAAGCTGGTTTGCCGCTTTTCTAGGCTGTATTTTAAGTAAGCCTTAGCAATTTGGTCTAGTACAATTTTCACTCTACTAGGATCGTTACTTTGATAGCGAACTTCTAGAATCTTGGTTTCACCCAGACGAGTAATAGTTAAAGAATTGATCAGATCGCTATAGCTAATATCTGGATAGGAGTTTTGCAACCGCCTGACAATGCTTGTCATTAGTTCTGGGCTTTTGAGAACCTGTATCTGACTTTCGTAATCTAGACCAGGCGTCTTAGATGAACTAGAGTCTTGACGAGAGTCCAGACCCGGCAGTTTGCTCTCATAATTGAGAGGTTCCACCAAAAGCCGAAAACTACTTTCATATACAGGTTGCTGCTTCAGGGATGAATACACTACAACTGACATCACAAAAGTGGTTATCCCAGCTATGACTAGTGCTCGCCGCCTAATAACGCCAAGAAAATCTCGTAAGCTCCAATCATCTCCTTGATCTTCAGACAAAGGAAATGCTTGAGAATGAATAAATTGCTGCGGTGTAAAGCTCCGATTCCGATCAGAACTTGAGGGTTGATAAGAATGATTATCCATAAATAAATTTCTAA harbors:
- a CDS encoding GumC family protein gives rise to the protein MDNHSYQPSSSDRNRSFTPQQFIHSQAFPLSEDQGDDWSLRDFLGVIRRRALVIAGITTFVMSVVVYSSLKQQPVYESSFRLLVEPLNYESKLPGLDSRQDSSSSKTPGLDYESQIQVLKSPELMTSIVRRLQNSYPDISYSDLINSLTITRLGETKILEVRYQSNDPSRVKIVLDQIAKAYLKYSLEKRQTSLRQALKFVEEQLLLMQRRVDQLQKQMQFFRQEYDFVDPDSQAKQVVNQAITLSGQRQAIDEQLAIARNNLAKLQGKEGELAALNNASMYQQLFGQLRQLDVQIALELTRLHEENPTIVSLKKKRENLLLLLHQEAQRFMDVKLAESAIQVQALEVQSQELAKAEAILEQKRKQLPVLTRQHTELQRNLQVATESLNRFLTTRETLQIQVAQTELPWQLIQAPSKPETPAGVDIRRNLISGFMASIVLGVGVALLLEKMDSTYHSINALKKIKLPLLGTIPFEKQLQNSQYRTSKRKISIGAIPDLLPRNITDSLAIRDRNSSCYSTKFLEALRVLYTNIQLLSSDRPIRSIVISSAMSGDGKSTVAFHLAEIACAMGQRVLLVDANLRQPVIHSLSDLNNSWGLSNLISTNLPVMEAVRPASFMSQLSILTAGPIPPDPTKLLSSEKVKRLMEDFHQTYDLVIYDAPSLPGLADASLLAPHTDGILLVVRIDKTDSSVLKRALDSLQMSRMNVLGVVGNGQKQDFDNNFD